Part of the Candidatus Bathyarchaeota archaeon genome, ATGGTTGCGAAGGTAATTACTGGAGTAACTATAATGGTACTGATCTAGGTACTGACGGCATAGGGGACACTGAATTGCCTTGGGAGGGTGTTGATTATTATCCTCTGATGAATCCTTACTGGAGTCCTGGAGACGTTAACCATGATTTGAAGGTTGACATTTATGATGTTGTTAGAATAACAGCAGTTTATGGCTCTCGAGAAGGAGATGATAATTGGAATCCTCACTCTGATATTGCTGAACCATATGGCATCATAGACATATACGACATAGTCAAATGTACAGGCTACTATGGAAAGGAACGGAACAATTCTTAGAGACAATCATTTTGGTTATGCAAAGGTCTTTCCACGATACTCACATTCAAAAGATACGGCAAGATGAGTAGCAAAATATTTTAGGTCACACATTCTAAACATACAAGGTGAGGAATGATAAGTTGCCAGTAGCCTTTGTGCTAATCAACACCGAAATCGGCTCAGAAAGCGAGGTTCTAGAAACCCTGAAAAACGTTGAAGGAGTAGTAGAAGCCTACGCAGTCTACGGAGTCTACGACGTAGTTGCAAAAATCACCGCAGATACTATGGACAAACTTAAAGAAACTGTCACATGGCATGTGCGGAGACTAGACAAAGTTCGCTCCACACTGACTATGATAGTAGTTGAAGAACCCGGCGCCTAGCACAAACC contains:
- a CDS encoding Lrp/AsnC ligand binding domain-containing protein, which gives rise to MPVAFVLINTEIGSESEVLETLKNVEGVVEAYAVYGVYDVVAKITADTMDKLKETVTWHVRRLDKVRSTLTMIVVEEPGA